GGCCTTGAATGCCTGCCGGCGCTTGAGCCGGTAAGTTTGCGGCAGTCCCACCCGCTAGACCGACAAGCGGTGGCGCCCCTTGCGGCGCCGCGCGTTAATGATGCGCCGGCCGTTATTGGTCCGCATCCGCGCCCGGAAGCCGGATCGGCGTTTTTGCTTTAGCTTGGTACCGCATAGGGTGCGCTTGGGCAACGGCGATCGCCTCCTTGCTTGTAGCTAGCTCCAGCCACCCGATGCTAGCTCAGCTGTGCCTTGGCCGCTCAACCGATGCTTACGATCCAGGTGCCGATGTAGCGCTGGCCGGGGGGCCCTTTTTGGGGACTGACTTGCAGGTGAAAGTAGTAAGTCCCCGCG
This portion of the Cyanobacteria bacterium QS_8_64_29 genome encodes:
- the rpmH gene encoding 50S ribosomal protein L34 yields the protein MPKRTLCGTKLKQKRRSGFRARMRTNNGRRIINARRRKGRHRLSV